The proteins below come from a single Pseudarthrobacter sp. SSS035 genomic window:
- a CDS encoding MFS transporter, translated as MSAPAQVVDARASTVPLYAAGFVTAFGAHSIAAGMGAQSENIGLTLLNLGILLALYDVSEVFLKPVFGALSDRIGTKPVIVGGLLAFAVLSLIGLWAANPLMLGLARLGQGAAASAFSPASSAMVARLAGGKKAGTYFGRYGSWKSLGYVIGPLLGAGLILAGGFALLFGALSVLAAATAAWVLVSVPHLAPLPRQRYTVLDLARQVTERRFLVPTLVLAASTGALGAAIGFIPALATRHGLGPVAGTAAVSVLAITSVLTQPWIGRLRDAHRISDNKGTTAGLLLTAAGVALIALTPGPVTLFIAAAAIGAGVGLATPLGFAHLADTTPPERMGRTMGSAELGRELGDAGGPLLVGGIATLTALPLGLGALALLVAAASLPRLPEAHLPNPPRPNHLTPGPTR; from the coding sequence GTGAGCGCCCCGGCACAGGTGGTGGACGCCCGTGCGTCCACCGTCCCCCTGTACGCGGCCGGCTTCGTCACCGCGTTCGGCGCCCACAGCATCGCCGCCGGAATGGGCGCGCAGAGCGAGAACATCGGCCTGACGCTGCTCAACCTGGGCATCCTACTGGCCCTCTATGACGTTTCCGAGGTCTTCCTCAAGCCGGTCTTCGGCGCCCTGAGCGACAGGATCGGAACCAAGCCCGTCATCGTCGGCGGCCTCCTGGCGTTCGCGGTGCTGTCGCTGATCGGCCTCTGGGCGGCGAATCCGCTGATGCTTGGACTCGCGCGGCTGGGGCAGGGCGCAGCGGCTTCGGCGTTCTCGCCGGCGTCGTCCGCGATGGTTGCGCGGCTGGCGGGAGGCAAGAAGGCCGGGACCTACTTCGGCCGGTACGGTTCATGGAAGAGCCTGGGGTACGTCATCGGTCCGCTGCTGGGGGCGGGACTGATCCTTGCGGGCGGGTTTGCCCTGCTGTTCGGCGCCCTGTCGGTGCTGGCGGCGGCCACCGCCGCGTGGGTGCTGGTGTCCGTTCCCCACCTGGCGCCGCTCCCCCGGCAGCGATACACAGTGCTCGATCTCGCCCGTCAGGTCACTGAGCGGCGTTTCCTGGTGCCGACGCTGGTGCTGGCGGCCTCCACCGGGGCGCTCGGCGCGGCGATCGGATTCATTCCCGCCCTCGCCACCCGGCACGGCCTTGGCCCGGTTGCCGGCACGGCCGCGGTCAGCGTTCTGGCCATCACATCGGTGCTCACGCAGCCCTGGATCGGCAGGCTGCGGGACGCGCACCGCATCAGCGATAACAAAGGGACGACGGCGGGACTCCTCCTTACCGCCGCGGGCGTCGCACTCATCGCCCTCACTCCGGGTCCGGTCACGCTGTTCATTGCCGCGGCAGCCATTGGCGCCGGCGTCGGCCTGGCCACGCCGCTCGGCTTCGCGCATCTGGCCGACACCACGCCGCCGGAGCGGATGGGCCGGACCATGGGTTCGGCGGAACTCGGCCGGGAACTCGGTGACGCCGGCGGGCCGCTGCTGGTGGGAGGCATCGCCACCCTCACCGCCCTGCCGCTTGGCCTCGGGGCCCTGGCGCTGCTGGTCGCGGCGGCCAGCCTGCCGCGCCTGCCTGAAGCGCACCTCCCGAACCCGCCCCGGCCCAACCACCTGACCCCGGGCCCAACTAGGTAG
- a CDS encoding LacI family DNA-binding transcriptional regulator, which produces MNRKATALDVAKLAGVSRSAVSLVLNGRGDGNVAKESQVRIREAAATLNYTPNAIAVSLRNRRSRIIGIVSDQVVTSPFDGNIIAGADAVARSQGFVTVVMDTELDATRDESAVATLLDRQVDGLMYVTVGLRPLHVPLNMLRVPSVLANCFDDRPEAGVPAVIPDEVRGGREAATHLLELGHRDIAVLAGDGLTPAAPRRIQGHRDAFEAAGLPVRPGRILEAGWDIDAGFHSAMKLLDGVAAPDRPTAIVCANDRLAIGVVLAANRLGLAIPQDLSIMGYDDEFRIASTMVPALTTMALPLREMGAAAMTGLLRELSEEPDDNEDYEDYDGGAPAEHGRPGQTLVPCRLVVRESTGPVPAGQA; this is translated from the coding sequence ATGAACCGCAAAGCCACAGCGCTCGACGTCGCCAAGCTCGCCGGGGTGTCCCGAAGCGCGGTGTCGCTGGTCCTGAACGGGCGCGGCGACGGGAACGTGGCCAAGGAGAGCCAGGTCCGGATCCGTGAAGCGGCGGCCACGCTGAACTACACGCCCAACGCCATTGCCGTGAGCCTGCGCAACCGCCGGTCGCGGATCATCGGGATCGTCTCGGACCAGGTGGTCACCAGCCCGTTCGACGGCAATATCATCGCCGGCGCGGACGCCGTGGCCAGATCCCAGGGTTTTGTCACCGTGGTGATGGATACGGAGCTGGACGCGACCCGTGACGAAAGTGCGGTGGCCACGCTGCTGGACCGCCAGGTGGACGGGCTGATGTATGTCACCGTGGGCCTGCGCCCCCTGCATGTCCCGCTCAACATGCTGCGCGTGCCGTCGGTGCTGGCCAACTGCTTCGATGACCGTCCCGAGGCAGGCGTTCCGGCCGTCATCCCGGACGAGGTCCGCGGCGGCCGGGAGGCGGCAACGCACCTGCTGGAGCTAGGCCACCGGGACATCGCCGTCCTCGCCGGTGACGGCCTCACGCCCGCCGCGCCGCGCCGGATCCAGGGCCACCGGGATGCCTTTGAAGCCGCCGGATTGCCGGTGCGGCCGGGCCGGATCCTCGAGGCAGGCTGGGACATCGACGCCGGCTTCCACAGTGCCATGAAGCTCCTGGACGGCGTCGCTGCGCCGGACCGGCCCACCGCAATCGTGTGCGCGAACGACCGCCTGGCCATCGGCGTGGTGCTCGCGGCCAACCGGCTGGGCCTGGCCATCCCGCAGGACCTCTCCATCATGGGATACGACGACGAATTCCGCATCGCCTCCACCATGGTCCCTGCGCTCACCACTATGGCCCTCCCGCTGCGGGAGATGGGTGCCGCCGCCATGACCGGGCTCCTCCGGGAACTGTCGGAGGAGCCGGACGATAACGAGGATTACGAGGATTACGACGGCGGCGCCCCCGCCGAACACGGCCGTCCCGGCCAGACGCTGGTCCCGTGCCGGCTCGTGGTGCGCGAGTCAACCGGCCCGGTCCCCGCCGGCCAGGCCTGA